From the genome of Methylocystis bryophila, one region includes:
- a CDS encoding GNAT family N-acetyltransferase: MQNTRQQNLNLEEVSIRPYCAETIVNRFDCGVSPINNFLRNKAKKSERRCEHKVFCAHIGASPTAIGYYALQVGSDSVSELPDANKAGYIKTYVAFPAINLSFVGVHSEYHRQGLGSYLLMDAFSKVAKVAEFAGFYALTLVSYDEKSTEFYKSLKFAIYSENLQQPKMLYPLEDLLAVVRAGQ; this comes from the coding sequence GTGCAAAACACCCGCCAACAAAACCTGAATCTGGAGGAAGTATCAATACGCCCGTATTGCGCTGAAACTATTGTAAACAGATTTGATTGCGGCGTATCTCCGATAAATAATTTTTTGCGCAACAAAGCAAAAAAGTCTGAAAGGCGATGCGAGCACAAGGTATTTTGCGCCCATATCGGAGCCTCCCCAACCGCAATAGGCTATTACGCTCTCCAGGTTGGATCTGATAGTGTCAGCGAACTGCCGGACGCGAATAAAGCTGGGTATATTAAGACATACGTGGCATTTCCTGCCATCAATTTAAGCTTCGTCGGCGTGCACTCAGAATACCATAGGCAGGGATTGGGCTCTTATCTGCTTATGGACGCCTTCAGCAAAGTGGCAAAGGTAGCAGAGTTTGCCGGATTCTACGCTTTAACGCTTGTCTCTTATGATGAGAAATCGACAGAATTTTATAAGAGCCTAAAATTTGCCATTTATTCTGAAAATCTTCAGCAGCCGAAAATGCTCTACCCTCTTGAGGACCTATTGGCGGTCGTTCGAGCTGGGCAATGA
- the rplS gene encoding 50S ribosomal protein L19 gives MNLIAQLEAEQAASLLAGKTIPDFRPGDTVIVNVKVKEGDRSRVQAYEGVVIARQGGGLNESFTVRKISYGEGVERVFPVHAPLIDSIKVVRRGKVRRAKLYYLRDRRGKAARIAERVETKAKTAG, from the coding sequence ATGAACCTCATCGCTCAGCTCGAAGCCGAGCAGGCGGCGAGCCTTCTCGCAGGCAAGACCATTCCCGATTTTCGTCCGGGCGACACGGTGATCGTCAACGTCAAGGTCAAGGAAGGCGACCGCAGCCGCGTCCAAGCCTATGAGGGCGTCGTGATCGCGCGCCAAGGCGGCGGCCTCAACGAGAGCTTCACGGTTCGCAAGATTTCCTATGGCGAGGGCGTCGAGCGCGTCTTTCCGGTGCATGCGCCGCTGATCGACTCGATCAAGGTCGTGCGCCGCGGCAAGGTGCGCCGCGCGAAGCTCTATTATCTGCGCGACCGTCGCGGTAAGGCCGCCCGCATCGCCGAGCGCGTCGAGACCAAGGCCAAGACAGCAGGCTAA
- a CDS encoding DegQ family serine endoprotease yields the protein MIGGTRRLAAGALRSGASLGPKLLNAAFAALLGAAFWVAPSGASAQALPERAAPSSRAEAVLSFAPIVKKAQPAVVNVFASRVEKVPANPLYDDPIFRRFFGEGGMPGRQMAQSLGSGVIVDPTGLVVTNHHVIEGMTDVKVSLADKREIHAKILLRDPRTDLAVLKLEEGGGYPSMELADSDLLQVGDLVLAIGNPFGVGQTVTQGIVSALARTQVGISDYGFFIQTDAAINPGNSGGPLVDMNGRAVGINSAIFSKSGGSVGIGFAIPSNMVKVVLATAKGGGKQVRRPWLGATLQALTPDIAEGLALSRPTGALVADLDARGPLAEAGVKRGDVILSVDGQDVEDPEGLGYRLGTKPLGGAASLSVLRAGKKLALMSKLVAAPEVPPRDPVKIKGQNPFAGATFVNLSPATIEELSVQGNASNGVVVAEIEEGSFAQQLSLQKGDLILAVNDKKIMTTRDMEQAAAGRAYYWKITLSRGGQTITTMIGG from the coding sequence ATGATCGGCGGGACGAGACGGCTCGCCGCCGGCGCCCTTCGCTCTGGGGCGAGCCTCGGACCAAAGCTTTTGAACGCCGCCTTCGCCGCGCTGCTCGGCGCGGCGTTTTGGGTTGCGCCGAGCGGCGCCTCCGCGCAAGCTTTGCCGGAGCGCGCCGCGCCCAGCTCGCGCGCCGAGGCGGTTCTCTCCTTTGCGCCGATCGTCAAGAAGGCCCAGCCCGCCGTCGTCAACGTCTTCGCCTCTCGCGTCGAAAAAGTGCCGGCGAATCCCCTTTACGACGACCCGATCTTTCGACGCTTTTTCGGCGAAGGCGGCATGCCCGGCCGTCAGATGGCGCAGTCGCTCGGCTCCGGCGTCATTGTCGACCCGACGGGCCTCGTCGTCACCAATCACCATGTGATCGAGGGCATGACCGATGTGAAGGTCTCGCTCGCCGACAAGCGCGAGATCCACGCTAAAATCCTGCTGCGCGACCCGCGCACGGATCTCGCCGTGCTGAAGCTCGAGGAAGGCGGCGGCTATCCCTCCATGGAGCTCGCCGATTCCGACCTGTTGCAGGTGGGCGACCTCGTGCTCGCCATCGGCAATCCTTTCGGCGTGGGCCAGACCGTGACCCAAGGCATCGTCTCGGCGCTCGCGCGCACGCAAGTCGGCATCTCCGACTACGGCTTCTTCATCCAGACGGACGCCGCGATCAATCCGGGCAATTCCGGCGGACCGCTCGTCGACATGAACGGCCGCGCCGTGGGGATCAACTCCGCGATCTTTTCAAAATCCGGCGGGTCCGTGGGCATCGGCTTCGCCATTCCGAGCAATATGGTGAAGGTGGTGCTGGCGACGGCCAAAGGCGGCGGAAAGCAGGTGCGCCGCCCGTGGCTCGGCGCAACGCTGCAGGCGCTCACCCCGGACATCGCCGAGGGCCTCGCGCTGTCGCGGCCTACGGGCGCGCTCGTGGCCGATCTCGACGCCAGGGGACCGCTCGCGGAAGCCGGCGTCAAGCGCGGCGACGTCATCCTTTCGGTCGACGGACAGGATGTCGAGGATCCCGAAGGCCTCGGCTACCGTCTCGGCACGAAGCCGCTCGGCGGCGCCGCGAGTCTCAGCGTGCTGCGCGCGGGCAAGAAGCTCGCGCTCATGAGCAAGCTCGTCGCCGCCCCGGAGGTTCCGCCACGCGATCCGGTGAAGATCAAGGGACAAAACCCCTTCGCCGGCGCGACTTTCGTCAATCTGTCGCCGGCGACGATCGAAGAACTCTCTGTTCAGGGAAACGCCTCGAACGGCGTGGTGGTCGCCGAAATCGAAGAAGGCTCCTTCGCCCAGCAGCTGAGCCTGCAGAAGGGCGATCTGATCCTCGCCGTCAACGACAAGAAAATCATGACGACCCGGGACATGGAGCAGGCGGCGGCAGGCCGCGCCTATTACTGGAAGATCACTCTCTCCCGCGGTGGGCAGACGATCACCACGATGATCGGCGGGTGA